Proteins encoded by one window of Halorubrum ruber:
- a CDS encoding universal stress protein: MFDRICVPTDGSDAAAAAFEHTLAIAADHGATVHLLHVADTTRDSVTRIGGDVVDVLEQEGESIVEEAAARAVDRGVDAETAVRQGGVPETVAAYAEEVDADLVAMSTRGRQGVEHLVGSTTERVVRQSPVPVLALRPGDEAVPYPYEDVLVPTDGSPAATAALDRAIPIAERAGATVHVLSVVDTGGIGIADHVEVDALSEYADDAVAEGVERVEAAGLEAVGAVEVASSAARGIRAYVDDPGVDLVAMGTHGRTGVGRYLLGSVAERTLRSAPVPVLTVPVPEEQEE; this comes from the coding sequence ATGTTCGACCGGATCTGCGTTCCCACCGACGGCAGCGACGCGGCCGCGGCGGCCTTCGAGCACACCTTAGCGATCGCCGCCGACCACGGCGCGACGGTCCACCTCCTCCACGTCGCGGACACGACCCGCGACAGCGTGACCCGGATCGGCGGCGACGTGGTCGACGTGCTGGAACAGGAGGGCGAGTCGATCGTCGAGGAGGCGGCGGCCCGTGCCGTCGACCGCGGCGTCGACGCGGAGACGGCAGTCCGACAGGGCGGCGTCCCCGAGACGGTCGCCGCGTACGCCGAGGAGGTCGACGCCGACCTCGTCGCGATGTCGACGCGCGGGCGGCAGGGGGTCGAACACCTCGTCGGCAGCACGACCGAGCGCGTCGTCCGGCAGTCGCCGGTGCCGGTGCTGGCGCTCCGTCCGGGCGACGAGGCCGTCCCGTACCCGTACGAGGACGTCCTGGTGCCGACCGACGGGAGCCCGGCCGCGACCGCCGCGCTCGACCGCGCGATCCCGATCGCGGAGCGGGCGGGCGCGACGGTCCACGTCCTCTCGGTCGTCGACACCGGCGGGATCGGTATCGCCGATCACGTCGAGGTGGACGCCCTCTCCGAGTACGCCGACGACGCGGTCGCCGAGGGCGTCGAGCGCGTCGAGGCCGCCGGGTTAGAGGCGGTCGGCGCCGTCGAGGTCGCCTCCTCGGCCGCGCGCGGGATCCGAGCGTACGTCGACGACCCCGGCGTCGACCTCGTCGCGATGGGGACCCACGGCCGGACCGGCGTGGGGCGGTACCTGCTGGGGAGCGTCGCCGAGCGAACCCTGCGGAGCGCGCCCGTGCCGGTGCTGACGGTCCCGGTTCCCGAGGAGCAGGAGGAGTAG
- the tmk gene encoding dTMP kinase, whose translation MLITLEGLDGSGKTTVWEALQDVYPDATFTREPTDSWYGEAVGRSMGDPDADPLAELFLYTADHANHLSETVRPALANGDLVISDRYSDSRFAYQGATLARADAGIERPVEYVRGIHAAFSRPPDATIYLDLDPKTAAERAGRTDKFERDGYLAAVRDNYERLIGADPGRFHRVDATRAPEDVVARVEEIVANLVDR comes from the coding sequence ATGCTGATCACGCTGGAGGGGCTCGACGGCAGCGGCAAGACGACGGTCTGGGAGGCGCTCCAGGACGTGTACCCCGACGCGACGTTCACCCGCGAACCCACCGACAGCTGGTACGGGGAGGCGGTGGGGCGCTCGATGGGCGACCCGGACGCCGACCCGCTCGCGGAGCTGTTCTTATACACCGCTGACCACGCGAACCACCTCTCGGAGACGGTGCGGCCGGCCCTCGCGAACGGCGACTTGGTTATCTCCGACCGCTACTCGGACTCGCGGTTCGCCTATCAGGGGGCGACGCTCGCGCGCGCCGACGCCGGGATCGAGCGCCCGGTGGAGTACGTCCGCGGGATCCACGCCGCGTTCTCCCGCCCGCCGGACGCGACGATCTATCTCGATTTAGACCCGAAGACCGCGGCCGAGCGCGCCGGCCGGACGGACAAGTTCGAGCGCGACGGCTACCTCGCCGCCGTGCGCGACAACTACGAGCGCCTGATCGGCGCCGACCCGGGCCGATTCCACCGCGTCGACGCCACGCGCGCGCCGGAGGACGTGGTGGCGCGGGTCGAGGAGATAGTCGCCAACTTGGTCGACCGCTAA
- a CDS encoding DUF5813 family protein, giving the protein MTGTDDADATGELPDRVRRAFADHGSFERDGDAWISTTTAFDGRVRAESAEEGRIGFAVVVRVPTLSAVTADEVADVVEDGWADTFERRAVDVGGVTRKDREFDPAVERAGDEIAVTYEFADINERRGVDDAGALIDFVEGTYVQGVIPGYEYTAPVSDLLSAARQQGGGGPV; this is encoded by the coding sequence ATGACAGGAACCGACGACGCGGACGCGACCGGGGAGCTACCGGACCGAGTCCGCCGCGCGTTCGCGGACCACGGCTCGTTCGAGCGCGACGGCGACGCCTGGATATCGACGACGACCGCGTTCGACGGGCGCGTTCGCGCCGAGTCGGCCGAGGAGGGGCGGATCGGGTTCGCGGTCGTCGTCCGCGTGCCCACGCTCTCGGCGGTCACCGCCGACGAGGTCGCCGACGTGGTCGAGGACGGGTGGGCCGACACGTTCGAGCGCCGCGCGGTCGACGTCGGCGGCGTCACGCGGAAGGACAGGGAGTTCGACCCCGCCGTCGAGCGCGCGGGCGACGAGATCGCGGTGACCTACGAGTTCGCGGACATCAACGAGCGTCGCGGCGTCGACGACGCGGGCGCGCTGATCGATTTTGTCGAGGGAACGTACGTTCAGGGCGTCATCCCCGGCTACGAGTACACGGCACCCGTCTCGGACCTGCTCTCGGCCGCGCGCCAGCAGGGCGGCGGCGGGCCGGTCTGA
- a CDS encoding hemolysin family protein translates to MVAVAVSLSRVAAALVLVALNGFFVASEFAFVRIRATSVDQLVEEGKAGAETLQEVMTNLDDYLAATQLGITLASLGLGWIGEPAVAALIEPVLGPLLPDGLVHLVAFAIGFSFITFLHVVFGELAPKTIAIAQAERISLLLAPPMKLSYLIFSPGIAVFNGTANAFTSLIGVPPASESDETLEEREIRRVLARAGEAGHVDESEVAMIEGVFELDDTAARELMVPRPDVVSLPADASLSAIRETVLDAGHTRYPVVESDDADRVVGFVDVKDVLRATEAADGDAGDADGPTAADLSREILVVPETTSASDLLVQFRDERRQMAAVIDEWGAFEGIATVEDVAEALVGDLRDEFDVADGRHTIRRTGDRTHEADGSVALVDVNDALGTDLSGDGYETLGGFVLDRIGRSPEVGDVAETEAYAFEVTAVDGARISTVRVTRRDGPDESGDAGGGDGSSAGDAA, encoded by the coding sequence ATGGTAGCGGTCGCCGTCTCGCTCTCGCGGGTGGCGGCCGCCCTGGTGTTGGTCGCCCTGAACGGCTTCTTCGTCGCCTCGGAGTTCGCGTTCGTCAGGATCCGAGCCACCTCGGTCGATCAGCTGGTCGAGGAGGGGAAGGCGGGCGCGGAGACGCTCCAAGAGGTGATGACCAACCTCGATGACTACCTCGCGGCGACGCAGCTCGGGATCACGCTCGCGTCGCTCGGACTGGGGTGGATCGGCGAGCCCGCCGTCGCGGCGCTCATCGAGCCCGTCCTCGGCCCGCTCCTGCCGGACGGGCTGGTCCACCTCGTCGCGTTCGCGATCGGGTTCTCCTTCATCACCTTCCTCCACGTCGTCTTCGGCGAGCTCGCGCCGAAGACCATCGCCATCGCGCAGGCCGAGCGGATCTCGCTTTTGCTCGCGCCGCCGATGAAGCTCTCGTACCTGATCTTCTCGCCCGGCATCGCGGTGTTCAACGGCACCGCGAACGCGTTCACGAGCCTGATCGGCGTGCCGCCCGCCTCGGAGAGCGACGAGACGCTCGAAGAGCGGGAGATCCGTCGCGTGCTGGCCCGCGCGGGCGAGGCCGGCCACGTCGACGAGTCCGAGGTCGCGATGATCGAGGGCGTCTTCGAGCTCGACGACACTGCGGCCCGCGAGCTGATGGTCCCCCGCCCGGACGTCGTCTCGCTGCCCGCGGACGCGTCGCTCTCGGCGATCCGCGAGACGGTCCTCGACGCGGGCCACACCCGGTACCCGGTCGTCGAGAGCGACGACGCCGACCGCGTCGTCGGCTTCGTCGACGTGAAGGACGTGCTGCGCGCGACCGAGGCGGCCGACGGCGACGCCGGCGACGCAGACGGCCCGACCGCGGCGGACCTCTCCCGGGAGATCCTCGTTGTCCCGGAGACGACGAGCGCGAGCGACCTCCTCGTCCAGTTCCGCGACGAGCGCCGGCAGATGGCGGCGGTGATCGACGAGTGGGGCGCCTTCGAGGGGATCGCCACGGTCGAGGACGTCGCGGAGGCGCTCGTCGGCGACCTCCGCGACGAGTTCGACGTGGCCGACGGCCGGCACACGATCCGGCGGACCGGCGACCGGACGCACGAGGCCGACGGCTCGGTCGCGCTCGTCGACGTCAACGACGCGCTCGGCACCGACCTCAGCGGCGACGGCTACGAGACGCTCGGCGGGTTCGTCCTCGACCGCATCGGGCGCTCGCCCGAGGTCGGCGACGTCGCGGAGACCGAGGCGTACGCCTTCGAGGTCACCGCGGTCGACGGCGCGCGCATCTCGACGGTGCGCGTCACGCGGCGCGACGGCCCGGACGAGTCGGGCGACGCCGGCGGCGGCGATGGGTCGTCAGCCGGCGACGCTGCGTGA
- a CDS encoding complex I NDUFA9 subunit family protein: MKVLVAGGTGFIGSYLCRALADDGHAVTALSRSPEETPDGVTGVTGDVTDYDSIASAVDGHDAVVNLVALSPLFEPDGGNRMHDRIHRGGTENLVRAAEDGGVDGFVQLSALGADPKGDTAYIRAKGEAEEIVRESGLDWTIFRPSVVFGEGGEFVSFTKRLKGMFAPGVPLYPLPGGGKTRFQPIHVEDLVPMIAAAVTDDEHVGETYEVGGPEVLTLRQVTDLVYEAEKKGVTIVPLPMPLAKIGLSVLGAVPGFPMGADQYRSLKFDNTTADNDVGAFGVDPAELTTLGEHLGIR; the protein is encoded by the coding sequence ATGAAAGTGTTGGTAGCCGGGGGGACCGGGTTCATCGGGTCGTACCTCTGTCGCGCGCTCGCCGACGATGGGCACGCGGTGACCGCGCTCTCCCGCTCGCCCGAGGAGACGCCGGACGGCGTGACGGGCGTCACCGGCGACGTGACCGACTACGACTCCATCGCGTCGGCCGTCGACGGCCACGACGCGGTCGTGAATCTGGTCGCGCTCTCGCCGCTGTTCGAACCGGACGGCGGTAACCGGATGCACGACCGGATCCACCGCGGCGGGACCGAGAACCTCGTCCGCGCGGCAGAGGACGGCGGGGTCGACGGCTTCGTCCAGCTGAGCGCGCTCGGCGCGGACCCGAAGGGCGACACCGCCTACATCCGCGCGAAGGGCGAGGCCGAGGAGATCGTCCGCGAGAGCGGCCTCGACTGGACGATCTTCCGCCCGTCGGTCGTCTTCGGCGAGGGCGGCGAGTTCGTCTCGTTCACCAAGCGGCTGAAGGGGATGTTCGCGCCGGGCGTGCCGCTGTACCCGCTTCCCGGCGGCGGGAAGACGCGGTTCCAACCGATCCACGTCGAGGACCTCGTGCCGATGATCGCCGCCGCGGTGACCGACGACGAGCACGTCGGCGAGACCTACGAGGTCGGCGGCCCGGAGGTGCTCACGCTCCGGCAGGTAACGGACCTCGTCTACGAGGCGGAAAAGAAGGGCGTCACCATCGTCCCGCTGCCGATGCCGCTCGCGAAGATCGGCCTCTCGGTCCTCGGCGCGGTGCCCGGGTTCCCGATGGGCGCGGACCAGTACCGCTCGCTGAAGTTCGACAACACGACCGCCGACAACGACGTCGGCGCGTTTGGCGTCGACCCGGCCGAACTGACGACGCTCGGCGAGCACCTCGGGATCCGATGA
- a CDS encoding carboxylate--amine ligase produces the protein MADTFRSTEGLIDALADAEFDRPPALVSNAHITGLGVARALDAHGVPVIALDRAGSDAGTAAETVTHDGVAPPSDAVDFAGAVTYPLDDLDGFREDVEAIVDAAGTEAVAFGCMDEWALSYAEADPDGVRLPFAGSDTLDDVLNKSELYATCERLGVPYPETYRLAETAAAGTRDADATVEEAADALGFPLVVKPELKRDFEEAFGTNVIEVADREELADVVAAASEEGIAVMAQKRVDIATGKDHSLASYVPPSGTDDALAVVGNAAVRYPRNFGTSCLVETADEPAIEERALAVLDDAGYHGISESEFVYDADREEFLLLDVNTRPWKWIGMPVAAGANLPMAAYAAVTDATYESDGVEPTRWVYLRDYLSLLAGDDAFWDQLSAADWRRLVSGAFEREGDLTTGVYRPSDPGPAAKLFETEFVDREYYCSC, from the coding sequence ATGGCAGACACGTTTCGGTCCACGGAGGGACTGATCGACGCGCTCGCGGACGCCGAGTTCGACCGGCCGCCGGCGCTCGTCAGCAACGCCCACATCACCGGGCTCGGCGTCGCCCGCGCGCTCGACGCCCACGGCGTGCCCGTGATCGCGCTCGACCGGGCCGGCAGCGACGCGGGAACGGCCGCCGAGACGGTCACCCACGACGGGGTCGCCCCGCCCTCGGACGCGGTCGACTTCGCCGGGGCGGTGACGTACCCGCTCGACGACCTCGACGGGTTCCGCGAGGACGTGGAGGCGATCGTCGACGCCGCGGGCACCGAGGCGGTCGCGTTCGGCTGTATGGACGAGTGGGCGCTGTCGTACGCCGAGGCCGACCCCGACGGCGTCCGGCTCCCGTTCGCCGGCAGCGACACGCTCGACGACGTGTTGAACAAGTCGGAGCTGTACGCGACCTGCGAGCGGCTCGGCGTCCCCTACCCGGAGACGTACCGGTTAGCGGAGACCGCGGCGGCCGGGACCCGCGACGCGGACGCCACGGTCGAGGAGGCCGCGGACGCGCTCGGCTTCCCGCTTGTGGTGAAACCCGAGCTCAAGCGCGACTTCGAGGAGGCGTTCGGCACCAACGTGATCGAGGTCGCGGACCGCGAGGAGCTCGCGGACGTCGTCGCGGCCGCGAGCGAGGAGGGGATCGCGGTGATGGCCCAGAAGCGCGTCGACATCGCGACCGGGAAAGACCACTCGCTGGCCTCCTACGTCCCCCCGTCGGGCACCGACGACGCGCTCGCGGTCGTGGGCAACGCGGCGGTGCGCTACCCCCGCAACTTCGGCACCTCCTGTCTCGTCGAGACCGCGGACGAGCCGGCCATCGAGGAGCGCGCGCTCGCCGTCCTCGACGACGCCGGCTACCACGGGATCAGCGAGTCGGAGTTCGTCTACGACGCCGACCGCGAGGAGTTCCTCCTGCTCGACGTCAACACCCGGCCGTGGAAGTGGATCGGGATGCCCGTCGCGGCGGGCGCGAACCTCCCGATGGCGGCGTACGCCGCGGTCACCGACGCGACCTACGAGTCCGACGGCGTCGAGCCGACGCGGTGGGTGTACCTCCGCGACTACCTCTCGCTGCTCGCCGGCGACGACGCGTTCTGGGACCAGCTGTCGGCCGCCGACTGGCGGCGCCTCGTTTCCGGCGCCTTCGAGCGCGAGGGCGACCTGACGACCGGCGTGTACCGCCCTTCCGACCCGGGACCGGCCGCGAAACTGTTCGAGACGGAGTTCGTCGACCGCGAGTACTACTGCTCCTGTTAG